One window of Gemmatimonadaceae bacterium genomic DNA carries:
- the arfB gene encoding alternative ribosome rescue aminoacyl-tRNA hydrolase ArfB has protein sequence MTRGTSEDGSPPPSGLEVAPSLTIPHSELVMRMSRSSGAGGQHVNKTSSRVEISWNIATSRALSDEQRAMLVARLASRLSDDGAIRVVASDTRSQLRNREAAERRLAETVARALVMRKKRKPTRRPRAANEARLTGKKKHSDKKRYRKPPATE, from the coding sequence GTGACACGCGGCACGTCCGAAGACGGTTCTCCGCCACCGAGCGGCCTCGAGGTCGCCCCCTCCCTGACGATCCCACACTCGGAGCTCGTCATGCGCATGTCGCGCTCATCGGGCGCGGGAGGACAGCATGTCAACAAGACATCGTCGCGCGTCGAAATTTCATGGAACATTGCAACGTCGCGCGCTCTCTCCGACGAGCAGCGCGCGATGCTTGTTGCGCGTCTCGCATCGCGGCTCAGCGATGACGGTGCGATCCGTGTAGTAGCCAGCGACACGCGCAGCCAGCTGCGCAATCGCGAAGCGGCCGAGCGCCGGCTGGCTGAAACCGTCGCCCGTGCGCTCGTAATGCGCAAGAAACGCAAGCCGACCAGGCGTCCTCGCGCGGCGAACGAAGCACGACTCACCGGGAAGAAAAAGCACTCTGACAAGAAACGATACCGTAAGCCACCTGCCACGGAGTAG
- a CDS encoding LysR family transcriptional regulator: MELRQLRSLVAVSEEKTFVRAAQRLHLTQPGLSRQIRDLERDLGFSLVERETRGIVPTPAGQALYFAARSILHEVARLPAELERARRAATGRCTIAAVPSAHIRDVLSTVLREGALLPTSHPLASRSSIRFEDLGSMPFMFFRRDFHPAFHDFVFETFRRLGYRPVLGPMQEGLQTLWSLASEGKGWSLAFGSHRKSPPPGLIAVPIEGFHIPWGMSLLTRRGETRATTLALVDMILEAAKQIEQS; encoded by the coding sequence GTGGAGCTCAGGCAGCTGAGATCTCTCGTGGCGGTGAGTGAAGAGAAGACTTTCGTAAGGGCCGCGCAGCGCCTCCATCTGACGCAGCCGGGTCTGTCGAGGCAGATCCGCGACCTCGAACGGGATCTCGGATTCTCGCTCGTGGAAAGGGAGACACGTGGCATCGTGCCGACCCCGGCGGGCCAGGCGCTTTACTTTGCCGCACGCAGTATCCTGCATGAGGTCGCACGGTTGCCGGCCGAGCTTGAGCGCGCGCGGAGAGCGGCCACCGGGAGGTGCACAATCGCTGCGGTCCCATCGGCACATATCCGCGACGTTCTGAGCACGGTGCTGCGCGAAGGGGCGCTGCTCCCGACGAGCCATCCGCTCGCCTCGAGGTCATCCATCCGGTTCGAAGACCTCGGCTCGATGCCGTTCATGTTCTTCCGGCGCGACTTCCATCCTGCATTTCACGATTTCGTGTTCGAGACTTTCCGCCGTCTCGGTTATCGGCCTGTTCTCGGTCCGATGCAGGAAGGGTTGCAGACACTCTGGTCTCTCGCCTCAGAGGGAAAGGGCTGGTCGCTGGCGTTCGGCTCGCACAGGAAATCTCCGCCTCCCGGGCTCATCGCGGTTCCCATCGAAGGGTTCCACATCCCCTGGGGGATGAGTCTCCTCACGCGGCGCGGAGAAACGCGCGCGACCACTCTCGCGCTGGTTGACATGATTCTCGAGGCCGCAAAGCAGATAGAGCAATCGTGA
- a CDS encoding EAL domain-containing protein, which produces MSLVRDRGVRIVVDDFGSGYSSLDFVGRLPIDAIKMDASFADRIAHYADDRPVMRNIVDLAHALGLDVYAEGLDRPGQLDDAVRLGCEGMQGLLISGPVEAKFAERMLEAEWTAMLDGVPEGAALTPAK; this is translated from the coding sequence CTGTCGCTCGTTCGCGATCGCGGCGTACGCATCGTCGTCGACGATTTCGGATCAGGTTACTCGTCGCTCGATTTCGTGGGGCGGCTTCCGATTGATGCGATCAAGATGGATGCGTCCTTCGCCGACAGGATCGCTCACTATGCGGATGACCGCCCGGTGATGCGCAACATCGTGGATCTGGCTCATGCGCTCGGCCTCGACGTTTACGCCGAGGGACTCGATCGGCCCGGCCAGCTCGACGATGCCGTCAGACTCGGCTGCGAAGGAATGCAGGGCTTGCTGATCTCCGGCCCGGTTGAGGCGAAATTCGCGGAGAGAATGCTCGAGGCCGAATGGACAGCCATGCTCGATGGTGTGCCCGAAGGCGCTGCCTTAACGCCAGCGAAATAG
- a CDS encoding ABC transporter permease, whose product MSETKRGFIDRSIVQLTLVRFREFIRQPEAVFWTFVFPVLLAVGLGLAFRSRAPERPRIGVVASHEGAATIVASLTHDSALIVQEMDDSAGARALRTAKIALLVVPEADGSVRYVYDPLRSESANARLIADRAIQVGAGRADPVKVTERKVTERGSRYIDFVIPGLLGMNLMGSGIWGIGFAIVDSRGKRLLKRFMATPMSRSEYLMSFLFSRLFFLILEVVTLLGFGALAFGVPLRGSIAELSLICLVSALAFGGIGLLIASRAKTVEGVSGLMNFVMLPMWIFSGVFFSSSNFPGIVQPLIKLLPLTAVNDALRANMLEGTTITALGSEMAVIVGWLVISFVAALKLFRWR is encoded by the coding sequence ATGAGTGAGACGAAGCGTGGCTTCATTGACCGGTCGATCGTTCAGCTCACACTCGTTCGATTCCGCGAGTTCATCCGGCAACCGGAGGCCGTGTTCTGGACTTTCGTGTTCCCGGTCCTGCTCGCGGTGGGCCTGGGCCTGGCATTCAGATCGAGGGCGCCCGAGCGTCCGCGCATCGGAGTCGTCGCGTCACACGAGGGCGCCGCGACGATCGTCGCATCGCTCACGCATGATTCGGCTCTCATCGTTCAGGAGATGGACGACAGTGCAGGAGCGCGTGCGCTTCGCACGGCGAAGATCGCGCTGCTCGTCGTGCCCGAAGCGGACGGGAGTGTGCGGTACGTGTACGACCCGCTGCGCAGCGAGTCCGCGAATGCGCGCCTCATCGCCGATCGTGCGATTCAGGTCGGAGCCGGCCGCGCCGACCCCGTGAAGGTCACGGAGCGCAAGGTCACGGAGCGCGGGTCGCGCTATATAGACTTCGTTATTCCCGGACTCCTCGGCATGAACCTCATGGGGAGCGGAATCTGGGGAATCGGATTCGCCATCGTGGACTCGCGCGGCAAGCGGCTGCTCAAGCGATTCATGGCGACGCCAATGTCGCGCTCCGAATACCTGATGTCGTTCCTTTTCTCGAGATTGTTCTTTCTCATTCTCGAGGTCGTGACGCTCCTCGGATTCGGTGCGCTCGCGTTCGGCGTGCCGCTGCGCGGCTCGATCGCCGAGTTGTCCCTCATCTGCCTCGTGTCGGCGCTTGCCTTCGGCGGGATCGGACTGTTGATCGCGTCACGCGCGAAGACCGTGGAGGGAGTGTCGGGGCTGATGAACTTCGTAATGCTCCCGATGTGGATTTTCTCGGGAGTGTTCTTCTCATCGAGTAACTTCCCAGGCATCGTTCAGCCGCTGATCAAGCTGCTCCCGCTCACTGCGGTGAACGATGCGCTTCGCGCGAACATGCTGGAAGGAACGACGATCACCGCCCTCGGCAGCGAGATGGCGGTGATCGTGGGGTGGCTCGTGATCAGTTTTGTCGCTGCGCTGAAGCTATTTCGCTGGCGTTAA
- a CDS encoding ABC transporter ATP-binding protein: MVTASHALVLRDLRKSYGDVRAVDGLDLEVRSGECFGLLGPNGAGKTTTIEICEGLLERDSGDLELLGMTWEHDADRLRERLGIQLQDTQLSEKLTVTETLKMFRSFYKAGRDVDDVIAVVQLGEKSDARVGTLSGGQKQRLAIACALVGNPELLFLDEPTTGLDPQSRRQLWTLIEEFRATGRTILLTTHYMDEAEKLCDRVAIVDHGHIIALGTPHELIESVAATHPPPLPRASSATLEDVFVALTGRTLRDE; encoded by the coding sequence ATGGTGACAGCTTCTCACGCTCTGGTTCTACGCGACCTTCGAAAGTCCTACGGCGATGTGCGCGCCGTTGACGGGCTCGACCTCGAGGTCCGGTCCGGCGAATGCTTCGGGTTGCTCGGTCCCAATGGCGCGGGAAAAACCACGACCATCGAGATCTGCGAGGGTCTTCTCGAGCGCGACTCGGGCGACCTCGAACTGCTGGGCATGACCTGGGAGCACGACGCCGATCGCCTTCGCGAGCGGCTGGGTATCCAGCTCCAGGACACCCAGCTCTCGGAGAAGCTCACCGTCACCGAGACGCTCAAGATGTTCCGAAGCTTCTATAAAGCGGGTCGTGATGTGGATGACGTGATCGCTGTCGTCCAGCTCGGCGAGAAGAGTGACGCGCGCGTTGGCACGCTCTCGGGCGGACAAAAGCAGCGCCTCGCAATCGCGTGCGCCCTCGTCGGTAATCCCGAGCTGCTATTTCTCGACGAGCCGACAACGGGACTCGATCCGCAGTCGCGGCGCCAGCTGTGGACGCTGATCGAGGAGTTTCGCGCGACGGGCCGGACGATCCTCCTCACCACGCACTACATGGATGAGGCGGAGAAACTGTGCGACCGCGTTGCGATCGTGGACCACGGTCACATCATCGCCCTCGGAACGCCGCACGAGCTCATCGAATCCGTCGCGGCGACGCACCCACCTCCGCTTCCGCGCGCCAGCTCGGCAACGCTCGAGGACGTGTTCGTGGCGCTCACCGGGAGGACGCTGCGCGATGAGTGA
- a CDS encoding outer membrane beta-barrel protein encodes MRFVRSGILMALVAVSLVSASAGAQRRGPRRWEREPSRFTLIGDLLVAQPKGEFATQIDTNGFGANIGALFRLDREGIFSVRGDLGGMQYGSETLHVPYLPITGRVSLDVETTNNVFWGSIGPQITVPVGPVQPYMNAAIGFMDFQTSTSVRGSDSEYEYARSTNADDATSAWIFGGGVYVPLGDQKSWKLHVGGRYFYGGEVRYLTEGDIRDNPDGSVTLFPRFSETNQVTWQVGVSYTFPRTLRRVTGNR; translated from the coding sequence ATGCGATTCGTACGTTCGGGGATACTCATGGCGCTCGTCGCGGTATCGCTTGTTTCTGCATCAGCCGGCGCTCAGCGGCGGGGTCCGCGTCGCTGGGAAAGAGAGCCGTCGAGATTCACGCTCATCGGCGACCTGCTGGTCGCACAGCCCAAGGGCGAGTTCGCGACGCAGATTGACACCAACGGCTTCGGCGCCAATATCGGGGCTCTCTTCCGACTCGACCGCGAGGGAATCTTCAGCGTTCGCGGCGACCTTGGTGGAATGCAGTATGGGAGCGAGACACTCCACGTTCCATATCTTCCGATCACAGGCCGCGTGTCGCTCGATGTCGAGACCACCAACAATGTCTTCTGGGGAAGCATCGGTCCGCAGATCACGGTGCCGGTTGGACCGGTGCAGCCGTACATGAACGCCGCTATCGGATTCATGGATTTCCAGACCAGCACGTCGGTGCGCGGATCCGACAGCGAGTACGAGTACGCGCGGAGCACCAACGCCGACGACGCGACGTCAGCGTGGATCTTCGGCGGCGGGGTGTACGTGCCGCTCGGAGATCAGAAATCGTGGAAGCTCCACGTCGGCGGACGGTATTTCTACGGCGGCGAAGTGAGATACCTGACGGAAGGCGATATCCGCGACAACCCGGACGGATCGGTCACGCTATTCCCGCGGTTCAGCGAGACGAATCAGGTGACGTGGCAGGTCGGAGTGTCGTACACATTTCCGCGGACGTTGAGACGGGTAACAGGTAACAGGTAA
- a CDS encoding ShlB/FhaC/HecB family hemolysin secretion/activation protein produces the protein MFALLTALVFAQTTVNIRIGDKPKQTDSATAVRERRADSLRLRREERMDSIMTARANRDSASIERRRARQIALTPALAASAFRDNRAKVLLADARDARLQQDSTLTGYDATTYERMSVGMGFKRIGRDRLFMRSERAARVLWSKGGPAYVEILGKREVMPMLEGAGDADIGSDDVPIPYYPGRESLWVGSGLAKADIDESEIIHPLARGAEAYYMYATGDSVSFRLPGGKRIELVELVIRPRAPKWNVALGSLWFDVASARLVRAVYRLAEPMDIWAIADENTDDPDDRPPRWVKGMISPLRAQVNAVTVEYGLHEGRFWMPRLQALEGSAQAGFLRVPFKIEQSFKYASVNGLLPMAIPQIAVGDTARDSVSRAARIATRSMECKDGGERTRTIRRNEGGLPVIVRTPCDTAALARSPELPKSIYDEGEELFGTSERDALISEALTLNAQPGWIPQKPVITYGLGLTRYNKIEGLSSGIAIRQSLGQGYTARASARMGIADWQPNAELGMSRSNGRSTLVLGAYRRLQSANDWTDPFSFGASLSALLFGRDEGFYYRTIGVELAGTPDDSATTSWRLFTEHQSDARKKTNFSLARSFGADGFSDNVDADNGNLFGVSAERHGTYGLDPHGLRMFGAVRAEAATGFTDYARGMMDLTVSHGLTRRLDGALTVGAGTSGGTVPVQRLWYLGGSQTVRGQQAGAALGDAFWMGRVELGSSFVGARPVVFYDVGWAGSRHDFSDQGRPISGAGVGASFMDGLVRFDLARGIYPEKKIRANLYVEARF, from the coding sequence ATGTTCGCACTACTAACCGCGCTGGTCTTCGCACAGACCACCGTCAACATAAGAATCGGCGACAAGCCGAAGCAGACCGACAGTGCCACGGCGGTGCGCGAGCGCAGGGCGGATTCGCTGCGATTGCGTCGCGAAGAGCGCATGGATTCCATCATGACCGCACGCGCTAACCGCGATTCGGCGAGCATCGAGCGGCGACGTGCGCGGCAGATCGCGCTCACGCCAGCGCTCGCGGCGAGCGCGTTTCGCGACAACCGCGCGAAAGTCCTGCTCGCCGACGCACGCGACGCGCGGCTCCAGCAGGATTCGACGCTCACCGGTTACGATGCGACGACGTACGAGCGGATGTCGGTGGGAATGGGCTTCAAGCGCATCGGGCGCGACCGTCTCTTCATGCGATCGGAGCGCGCGGCGCGCGTGCTCTGGTCAAAGGGTGGTCCGGCGTACGTCGAGATACTCGGAAAGCGCGAGGTAATGCCGATGCTCGAGGGTGCAGGCGACGCCGACATTGGCTCGGACGACGTGCCGATTCCGTACTACCCGGGGCGCGAGTCGCTGTGGGTGGGCTCGGGGCTCGCCAAGGCCGACATAGATGAGAGCGAGATCATCCACCCGCTCGCGCGCGGCGCGGAAGCCTACTACATGTACGCAACGGGTGATTCCGTTTCGTTCCGGCTCCCCGGCGGCAAGCGGATCGAGCTCGTCGAACTCGTAATCAGGCCGCGCGCGCCGAAGTGGAACGTCGCGCTTGGCTCGCTATGGTTCGACGTCGCGAGCGCACGACTCGTGCGCGCGGTGTATCGTCTCGCCGAACCGATGGACATCTGGGCGATCGCGGACGAGAACACCGACGATCCTGACGACCGGCCGCCGCGCTGGGTGAAGGGAATGATCTCGCCGCTCAGGGCACAGGTCAATGCCGTGACCGTCGAGTACGGTCTGCACGAAGGAAGATTCTGGATGCCGCGGCTCCAGGCGCTCGAAGGGAGTGCGCAGGCCGGATTCCTTCGTGTCCCGTTCAAGATCGAGCAGAGCTTCAAGTACGCGAGCGTGAACGGATTGCTGCCGATGGCGATTCCACAAATTGCCGTCGGCGACACCGCGCGCGATTCGGTGTCGCGCGCCGCGCGCATTGCGACCCGAAGCATGGAGTGCAAAGACGGCGGCGAGCGCACGCGAACCATCAGGCGAAATGAAGGCGGCTTGCCGGTGATCGTGCGGACGCCGTGCGACACCGCGGCACTCGCAAGATCGCCGGAGCTTCCGAAGTCCATATACGATGAAGGCGAAGAGTTGTTCGGCACGAGCGAGCGCGATGCCCTCATTTCCGAGGCGCTCACACTCAACGCGCAGCCGGGCTGGATCCCGCAGAAGCCCGTGATCACCTACGGGCTCGGGCTCACGCGATACAACAAGATCGAAGGGCTGTCCAGCGGAATCGCTATCAGGCAGAGCCTCGGACAGGGTTACACCGCGCGCGCGTCGGCACGTATGGGCATCGCCGACTGGCAACCGAACGCGGAGCTTGGCATGTCGCGCAGCAACGGGCGCAGCACGCTCGTGCTTGGCGCGTACCGGAGACTGCAGTCGGCGAACGACTGGACGGATCCGTTCAGCTTCGGCGCTTCACTGTCAGCGCTGCTCTTCGGCCGAGACGAGGGCTTTTACTATAGAACCATCGGTGTCGAGCTGGCGGGAACGCCGGACGATTCCGCCACTACATCGTGGCGTCTGTTCACCGAGCATCAGAGTGACGCGAGGAAGAAGACCAACTTCTCGCTTGCGAGATCCTTTGGTGCGGATGGGTTCAGCGACAACGTGGATGCCGACAACGGGAATCTGTTTGGCGTGTCGGCAGAGCGGCATGGGACGTACGGACTCGATCCGCATGGGCTTAGAATGTTCGGTGCTGTGCGCGCCGAGGCGGCAACCGGGTTCACGGATTATGCGCGCGGGATGATGGATCTCACCGTGTCGCACGGGTTGACCCGGCGACTCGACGGCGCGCTAACGGTTGGAGCTGGCACGTCGGGTGGAACCGTACCGGTGCAGCGGCTGTGGTACCTCGGCGGAAGCCAGACTGTGCGCGGGCAGCAGGCGGGGGCGGCGCTCGGCGATGCGTTCTGGATGGGGCGCGTCGAGCTCGGCTCGAGCTTCGTTGGTGCGCGGCCGGTCGTTTTCTATGACGTCGGCTGGGCGGGGAGCCGCCACGATTTCAGCGATCAAGGGCGGCCAATCAGCGGGGCCGGCGTGGGTGCGTCGTTCATGGACGGGCTCGTAAGGTTCGATCTTGCCAGGGGGATATACCCGGAGAAGAAGATCCGGGCGAACCTCTACGTCGAAGCGAGATTCTAA
- a CDS encoding Uma2 family endonuclease produces MGMALPVQHFTIDMLDDFPDDGTRYELLEGTLLVTPVPSTEHQVIAARVVHLLMNALDGDRAVHVVAVGAIQRGENTQLQPDILVFPASYPQTTHWRNIRDWWLAVEVMSPSSRIYDREVKRAAYLALGVEEYWLVDIRNRSVEIWKRGETDSTLAVGTLTWRPTALGSDIVLDLQEVFGDIDSAGD; encoded by the coding sequence ATGGGTATGGCGCTGCCGGTTCAGCACTTTACGATCGACATGCTCGACGATTTCCCGGACGACGGAACGCGCTACGAGCTGCTCGAGGGAACGCTGCTCGTGACCCCGGTTCCCTCAACCGAGCACCAGGTCATCGCGGCGCGTGTCGTCCACCTGCTGATGAATGCGCTGGATGGTGACCGCGCGGTGCACGTCGTGGCGGTGGGCGCGATTCAGCGCGGAGAGAACACGCAGCTCCAGCCGGACATACTTGTCTTTCCGGCGTCCTATCCACAGACGACCCACTGGCGGAATATTCGTGACTGGTGGCTCGCCGTCGAGGTGATGAGTCCCTCGTCCAGGATCTACGACCGCGAGGTGAAGCGTGCCGCGTATCTCGCGCTTGGCGTGGAGGAATACTGGCTGGTGGACATCCGCAACCGGTCGGTCGAGATATGGAAGCGCGGCGAAACGGACAGCACGCTCGCAGTCGGGACATTGACGTGGCGGCCGACCGCACTCGGGTCGGATATCGTCCTGGATCTGCAGGAAGTGTTTGGCGACATCGATTCCGCTGGGGACTGA
- a CDS encoding GlsB/YeaQ/YmgE family stress response membrane protein: MDLLTWCIVGLVAGVLASLVMGGTGYGIIGDIVIGIAGAFIGGWLFRTMGVAVPLGGLAGTILVAFIGAVVLLFVIRLVRRGSARA, encoded by the coding sequence ATGGATCTTCTCACCTGGTGTATCGTCGGACTCGTCGCCGGAGTCCTCGCCTCACTCGTCATGGGAGGCACGGGCTACGGGATCATCGGCGACATCGTCATCGGGATCGCCGGGGCATTCATTGGCGGGTGGCTTTTTCGAACAATGGGAGTCGCGGTGCCGCTCGGCGGCCTGGCCGGGACAATACTCGTCGCTTTCATTGGGGCGGTGGTGCTGCTGTTCGTTATCCGGCTGGTGCGACGGGGGTCGGCTCGGGCCTAG
- a CDS encoding creatininase family protein: protein MPGRPYVLEETTWKVVRDFGYSVVVLPWGATEAHNYHLPYGTDNYESSYVAIESARRAWESGAKVIVLPTVPFGVNTGQLDIELCLNLNPSTQALVLGDIVRSLEVQGIRKLVIVNSHGGNDFRQMIRELQPKCEVFISTINWWNCVNPKPLFDEPGDHAGELETSVMMEIAPDVVLPLSEAGDGKARRFRVTGLRDGLAWAPRQWTMVSDDTGTGNPSRGTREKGVRFLDAVTERISSFLVELDSADLDDMYE from the coding sequence TTGCCCGGAAGACCGTACGTTCTCGAAGAGACCACCTGGAAAGTCGTACGCGACTTCGGGTATTCGGTGGTGGTGCTGCCGTGGGGCGCGACCGAGGCGCACAACTACCATCTGCCGTACGGGACCGACAACTACGAGTCATCGTACGTGGCAATCGAGTCGGCGCGGCGCGCGTGGGAGTCGGGCGCGAAAGTGATAGTGCTGCCGACCGTACCGTTCGGCGTGAACACCGGCCAGCTCGACATCGAGCTCTGTCTGAATCTGAATCCGAGTACGCAGGCGCTGGTGTTGGGCGATATCGTGCGGTCACTGGAGGTGCAGGGCATCAGGAAGCTGGTGATCGTGAACAGTCACGGCGGCAACGATTTCAGGCAGATGATCCGCGAGCTTCAGCCGAAGTGCGAAGTGTTCATCTCGACCATCAACTGGTGGAACTGCGTCAATCCGAAGCCGTTGTTCGACGAGCCGGGCGATCACGCCGGCGAGCTGGAGACGAGCGTGATGATGGAGATTGCGCCCGATGTGGTGCTTCCGCTGAGCGAGGCCGGGGATGGGAAGGCGCGGCGGTTTCGCGTAACGGGTCTGCGCGATGGGCTTGCCTGGGCGCCGCGGCAGTGGACCATGGTGAGCGACGACACCGGGACCGGTAATCCGTCCCGGGGGACGAGAGAGAAGGGGGTCAGGTTCCTCGACGCCGTGACCGAGCGAATCTCTTCGTTTCTGGTGGAGCTGGATAGCGCCGACCTCGACGACATGTACGAGTAG
- a CDS encoding PIN domain-containing protein, giving the protein MSRAVFVDTSGWLAAASPRDSSHSEAATAYDDLIARRTPLVTSSLVVAEMHALTVRERGAEAGCALLDAIYVDPLYRVISVTRDLESLATDRWLRRFSDQRFSLTDAVSFEIMRAEKISEALSLDHHFEIAGFRLIPAPGKRRIKPRTRR; this is encoded by the coding sequence GTGAGCCGTGCAGTCTTCGTGGACACATCTGGGTGGCTCGCCGCCGCAAGTCCGCGCGACAGCAGTCATTCGGAAGCTGCAACTGCCTATGACGACCTGATCGCGCGCAGAACGCCCCTCGTTACCAGCAGCCTCGTTGTGGCGGAGATGCACGCGCTTACGGTGAGAGAGCGGGGAGCCGAAGCCGGATGCGCACTGCTCGATGCGATCTACGTCGATCCCCTTTACCGCGTCATTAGCGTTACACGGGACCTGGAATCTCTCGCCACAGATCGATGGCTGCGCCGATTCAGCGATCAGCGATTCAGTCTCACGGATGCCGTGAGCTTCGAGATCATGCGCGCGGAAAAAATCAGCGAGGCACTCTCACTCGATCATCATTTCGAGATTGCCGGATTTCGACTGATCCCTGCGCCTGGAAAACGCCGAATCAAGCCCAGGACGCGACGATGA
- a CDS encoding CopG family transcriptional regulator yields the protein MTKRPPPVREPIQVYMAQDERRLLDQLASQTGLSRAEILRQGLRRFAADRAVEGGPMQELLRSFRRKSWPADIAKNHDEHLAKAYLDKHDK from the coding sequence ATGACAAAGCGTCCTCCCCCTGTTCGTGAGCCGATCCAGGTCTACATGGCGCAAGACGAGCGACGGCTTCTCGATCAGCTCGCCAGTCAAACCGGCCTCTCCCGCGCCGAGATCCTGCGACAGGGCCTTCGACGATTTGCAGCCGATCGTGCCGTAGAAGGGGGTCCGATGCAGGAGCTCCTCAGGTCGTTCCGAAGGAAGTCGTGGCCCGCCGACATCGCGAAGAATCACGACGAGCACCTCGCCAAGGCCTACCTCGACAAACACGACAAGTGA
- a CDS encoding oligosaccharide repeat unit polymerase: protein MIGWLTFTALVLSIVLVAWAAFMRAVCGSWLHPAALFPMWWCFAGILPLIFAPYDPVSAGAMAWVIAAAIAVSLGAVVGNIGFKTRLRLWRPPATKMEQQMLSLIVVVAILLGLASSVAFALGSGIGLRDFLDIQRLVVVSNQLYVARYAEPDAVAVAPPRFSQALLPFVYLAPAVGGALFVIHRKWRWKMIAVASMLPAITVTVLQTTKAAVLFSFSLWFASYLATRLRLGKIGLFTRAHLSVGFVLGGIATVFFFAVGLARLASTDVALLDVVRVKLVTAAFGHMSVFSQWLGDYWNAPFNPTLGEFTFAGPRELLGIQQRVPGVFGTVVDLIAGETSNIFTGFRPLIQDFTIPGALTILALLGLVGGIAYRLVAIGRWEAVPVLVGAYVTIMWTPITWFWIYNSLTATVFALAIIIWVLRTWRRARGRIYIEAGEIIN, encoded by the coding sequence TTGATCGGCTGGCTCACTTTCACCGCGCTGGTTCTCTCCATCGTATTGGTCGCGTGGGCGGCCTTCATGCGCGCGGTCTGCGGAAGCTGGCTGCACCCCGCCGCCCTCTTCCCGATGTGGTGGTGCTTCGCCGGCATTCTGCCCTTGATCTTCGCGCCGTACGATCCCGTGAGCGCTGGCGCAATGGCATGGGTCATCGCCGCTGCAATAGCTGTCAGCCTGGGCGCAGTCGTCGGCAATATCGGATTCAAAACGCGCCTCAGACTTTGGCGGCCACCCGCGACGAAGATGGAGCAGCAGATGCTCTCCCTGATCGTCGTTGTCGCGATCCTTCTCGGCCTCGCTTCGAGCGTCGCATTCGCTCTCGGATCAGGCATCGGTCTCCGCGACTTCCTCGACATTCAGCGACTCGTCGTCGTATCGAATCAGCTCTACGTTGCGAGATACGCCGAACCTGACGCAGTCGCCGTGGCCCCGCCGCGGTTTAGCCAGGCACTCCTTCCTTTCGTCTACCTCGCGCCAGCGGTCGGTGGAGCGCTCTTCGTCATCCACCGGAAGTGGCGTTGGAAGATGATCGCCGTCGCATCCATGCTTCCGGCAATCACCGTCACTGTCCTCCAGACGACCAAGGCCGCGGTTCTCTTTTCATTTAGCCTCTGGTTCGCGAGCTATCTCGCTACGCGGCTCCGGCTCGGCAAGATCGGCCTCTTCACGCGCGCGCACCTTTCCGTTGGATTCGTGCTCGGCGGAATCGCGACCGTTTTCTTCTTCGCGGTCGGGCTCGCGCGCCTCGCATCCACCGACGTCGCGCTACTCGACGTCGTGCGCGTTAAGCTCGTAACCGCAGCGTTCGGACACATGAGCGTATTCTCGCAGTGGCTCGGCGATTACTGGAACGCCCCATTCAACCCCACACTCGGCGAATTCACATTCGCCGGTCCGCGCGAGCTGCTCGGGATCCAGCAGCGCGTGCCGGGAGTGTTCGGAACCGTCGTGGATCTCATCGCCGGGGAGACGAGCAACATCTTCACCGGCTTCCGGCCTCTCATCCAGGATTTCACGATCCCCGGAGCCCTCACGATTCTCGCCTTGCTCGGCCTCGTCGGAGGGATTGCGTACAGGCTCGTCGCGATCGGCAGATGGGAAGCCGTCCCTGTTCTGGTTGGTGCCTACGTGACGATCATGTGGACGCCGATCACATGGTTTTGGATCTACAATAGCCTCACCGCGACGGTCTTTGCGCTGGCGATCATCATCTGGGTCCTGCGCACCTGGCGGCGCGCGAGAGGGAGGATATACATTGAAGCTGGCGAGATAATTAATTAA